A window from Pseudomonas moraviensis encodes these proteins:
- a CDS encoding S-type pyocin domain-containing protein — MQKPPPFVLTEAVHTTATAPPNTPLIRGTSPNLSQSGTFGIPNNVQVNSREFTAHSLRTAREFQTRAEQLSQSIEQDLAATRLEGATHPLPPAQAIIREPGVRHTLIQRKTAEFHQKTAQANQFFGDDPLNKDFHAYFRKAQSIDRTVNARGIAMQTWAASYRAAHEAKLLAQSIQMLNQQQVNVQNWLATVQANDQAQAQAAAEAQRLAAERARIAAEQQRQRELAEAARVEQARLAALAETQRLAKERARIAAEQQRKSDIAKAARLEQEQVRAREQARIAARAEKQRQDAHLARLASEVARINAEAESQEKKRVATLKAALAEAQFNMEAAAQAFAAEQARLNAEMEQRIEAIQSQVLAEEQSLEIRRKVIETATNVAKRQAQLATLKIQQQHENQRHLHELQAVSEQEVEAQKQQRQPPEIQQVYPASGVVASTSPHLSFSSKAIALPSSAASAILNSLRAGLLTVKAAAAALISGPLLVGFAALLMPSRLGNGERFAMSVPLAELSSESAQTLREIADRQGTLEMPVGLGVRRLGIGAEVFVATSDDFHIRSSVLVLNAAYDLLNDVYEVALPDSPTDFLTWTPAISPDGSSTESPIIDSDPPAYTGAPIVPIEGRLDLNPILVEGWERFIIVFPDDSGIAPLYVVFSSPYAGGYVKGEYSGRLYNPEQSGGPILDLDWRAAVITQAGIDAVRLHIARLDQSDANEIMIQRLEKNSQRALDAHRYGFTLLHS; from the coding sequence ATGCAAAAGCCTCCACCCTTTGTGTTAACCGAAGCTGTTCATACGACAGCAACCGCCCCCCCAAACACACCTTTGATTCGAGGGACATCTCCGAACCTCTCCCAAAGCGGCACATTTGGTATTCCCAACAATGTTCAAGTCAACTCTCGGGAATTTACTGCCCACAGCCTGAGAACTGCTCGTGAGTTTCAAACCCGAGCAGAGCAACTGTCCCAATCAATCGAGCAGGATCTGGCCGCAACGCGGCTGGAAGGCGCAACCCACCCACTTCCTCCCGCGCAAGCAATCATTCGTGAGCCGGGTGTACGGCATACCCTGATTCAAAGAAAAACCGCTGAATTTCATCAAAAAACAGCACAGGCCAATCAGTTCTTTGGAGATGACCCACTTAATAAAGACTTCCATGCCTACTTTCGAAAAGCCCAGAGCATCGATAGAACCGTTAATGCGCGGGGGATTGCGATGCAGACCTGGGCTGCCTCGTACAGAGCCGCACATGAAGCGAAATTGCTGGCGCAATCAATTCAGATGCTCAACCAGCAACAGGTCAACGTACAGAACTGGCTGGCCACCGTTCAGGCAAATGATCAGGCGCAAGCACAAGCGGCGGCAGAAGCTCAGCGATTGGCAGCAGAACGTGCGCGAATCGCGGCCGAACAGCAACGTCAAAGAGAACTCGCCGAAGCAGCGCGTGTGGAGCAAGCAAGACTTGCGGCTCTGGCAGAGACTCAGCGCTTGGCTAAAGAACGTGCCCGCATCGCAGCCGAGCAACAACGAAAGAGTGACATTGCCAAGGCCGCTCGTCTTGAACAGGAACAGGTCCGCGCACGGGAACAGGCACGAATCGCCGCGCGAGCTGAGAAACAGCGTCAGGACGCCCATCTGGCGCGCCTGGCTAGCGAAGTGGCTCGCATCAACGCTGAAGCTGAATCTCAGGAAAAAAAACGCGTCGCGACATTGAAAGCAGCATTGGCAGAAGCGCAATTCAACATGGAAGCGGCTGCACAGGCGTTCGCTGCGGAACAGGCTCGTCTTAACGCTGAAATGGAACAGCGTATCGAGGCTATTCAAAGTCAGGTCCTAGCAGAGGAGCAAAGCCTGGAAATTCGCCGCAAGGTGATCGAGACCGCAACTAACGTTGCCAAAAGACAAGCGCAACTGGCGACGCTTAAAATCCAGCAACAACACGAAAACCAACGACATCTGCATGAGCTTCAAGCGGTTTCCGAACAAGAGGTGGAAGCCCAAAAGCAGCAACGTCAACCGCCAGAAATTCAACAGGTTTACCCTGCCTCAGGCGTTGTGGCTTCCACCAGCCCGCACCTCTCCTTCTCCTCGAAAGCCATTGCTCTTCCTTCCTCAGCAGCATCGGCAATTCTCAATTCGCTGAGGGCGGGATTACTGACAGTGAAAGCGGCAGCCGCTGCGCTGATCAGCGGTCCGTTACTGGTAGGTTTCGCGGCGCTGCTGATGCCTTCACGCTTGGGCAACGGCGAGCGCTTTGCCATGAGCGTGCCGCTTGCCGAGTTGTCGTCGGAGTCTGCACAGACACTGCGTGAAATAGCCGATCGGCAAGGCACGCTGGAAATGCCCGTGGGCTTGGGCGTAAGGCGACTCGGTATTGGTGCGGAAGTCTTCGTCGCCACAAGCGATGACTTCCATATCCGCTCGAGTGTCTTGGTTCTCAATGCCGCCTATGACTTGCTGAATGATGTTTACGAAGTGGCACTGCCAGATTCGCCGACGGACTTTCTTACCTGGACACCCGCTATCTCGCCAGATGGCAGTTCGACTGAATCTCCCATAATTGATAGCGACCCCCCTGCTTATACGGGCGCTCCAATTGTTCCGATCGAAGGACGGCTGGACCTGAATCCGATTCTGGTCGAAGGCTGGGAGCGATTCATCATCGTGTTCCCCGATGACTCAGGGATTGCGCCGCTTTATGTGGTGTTCAGCAGTCCGTATGCGGGAGGTTATGTCAAAGGGGAATACAGCGGTCGGCTTTACAACCCAGAGCAGTCTGGTGGACCAATACTTGATCTGGATTGGCGAGCGGCGGTTATTACTCAAGCCGGAATTGATGCGGTGAGACTACATATCGCGAGGCTTGACCAATCAGATGCCAACGAAATCATGATTCAACGTCTGGAGAAAAATTCTCAGCGGGCACTGGATGCTCACCGATACGGATTTACGCTATTACACTCATGA